In the Neisseria sp. KEM232 genome, CGTTCAACGCTGCCCCGCCGAAGACTTGCAGTGCGCCCGCTTTGCCAAAGGCGCACTGGCCGCCAAAGGCATGATGTACACGCTTGAAGCAGGCGGAAATCCGGCGGCAGTGGCTGCCAAACTGCCTGCCGTTATCCGCAAAGCCATACGGAAAAACGCCAACCATATGCTTGCGCCGCTGTTTTTCGTCGGCGTGAAAGGGATGCGCACCGTCGCCAAGAAAATCGAAAGCCTGCCCGCCCAAAACAACGAAAAATACCAAAAACTGTTTCTCGGCCACTTGGTGCGCATGCAGGAAGAAATCGGCACGGGCGGCGCGGGTTTCCGCTATATCTACGCCTATTTTTTAGAACAGTCGGCACAAATCTGCGGCGAAACGGCTTTTCAGACGGCCTCTGAGCAGATGACCGCCATCGGCGACCAGTGGCGTCAGTTTGCCGCCATGTGCGTGAAACAGTGCAAAAAGCCGTCTGAACATGGCTGCGCCGAAATCTCCGCCCTCTTACGCGGCATCGCCGACCAAGAAGAAGCATTATGGCGGCGGTTGAAACAAATCGGATAAACCGCTTTTTTTGCAGCATCGGCATTCGGTTTTACTCCCAAAACGCCGCCAAGCCGGTTGCCGATATGCCTGAAACCGCTTGAACGGTTCAGACGGCCTCTGCCCACCACCCTTTACCTATGATTCAAATCCAATCCCTCTCCCACCGCTACCCCCGTGCCGACGCACCCGCTCTCGACAACGTATCGTTCGACATTGCCGACGGCGAATGCCTGGGTCTGCTCGGACACAACGGCGCGGGCAAAACCACGTTGATGTCGCTGATGGCAGGTTTGCAGGACGTGTGCAGGGGCGAAATCCTGTTTGACGGCCGGCCGCTGCACCGTCTCTCCCGTGCCGCACGGCAGAAAATCGGTCTCGTACCGCAGGATTTCGCGTTCTATCCGCAGCTTTCGGTATGGGACAACCTGCTGTTTTTCGCCTCGCTCTACAAGATGCGCGACAAAGGCCGTCTGAACCTGCTCATCGGGCAGGCCGGCTTGGAAGAACACAAACACAAAGCCGCCAAACACCTGTCCGGCGGGCTCAAACGCCGTCTGAATTTCGCCGTGGGGCTGATTAACGCGCCGCAACTGGTGTTTCTCGACGAAATTACCGTCGGCATCGACCCGCAATCGCGCCGCTTTATTCTCGACAGCGTTGCCGAACTGACGCGGCAGGGCGTAACCGTGGTGTACACCTCGCACTATCTGCCCGAAATCGAGCAGCTTTGCGGCAAAATCGCGCTGCTGCAACACGGACGGCTGGTGTATCAAGGCAGCTTGGACGAACTTTTGGCTTCACAGACGCAAACCGTGCGCTTCATTACCGAGCCTGCACTGCCGCCTGCAACCTTGGCCGCACTGCAAGCCGTGCCCGCCGACCGGCGCGGCATGATGGAAACCGCGCAGGATGCCGCCGCCGTGTATGCCGCCCTGCAAAAAAGCGGCGTGCATATCCGTTACTTCCAGCAGGGACACGGCTCGCTGGAAGCCTTTTACCTCGACTTTCTCCGCCGCGAAACCGACACGCCATGACCGCCGCTTCCCTGATTAAAGAATTGAAACTCTTGAGCCGCGACCTGCACGGCCTGGCCGTACTGTTTGTGATGCCCATCGTTTTCATGCTGATTATGTCGCTGGCACTGAGCCGCGATGCCGACCCGCACGAAGGCAGCCGCATCGCACTGGTCGGCGCGGCGGGCGACAGCGTCAACGCCAAATTCGCCGCCGCGCTGGAAAAAGAAAACATACGCGTCAGCATGATGCCGTCTGAAAAACTCGCCGCCGCGCAAAACGGGCTGCACGACAAGCGTTTCCAACTGGTACTGCACAACCCCAACCTTGCCGCAGACAAACCCGCCGACAGTAAAACGCTGCAAATCTATATCGCCCCCGATACCGAACCCTCATGGCTGGCGGCAGTCAAAGGCGTTTTGCAGCAGCATTACACCGAAACGCGCGTCAACGCCTACTTTGGCGACAGCGGCATTACCATCGACAACAAAAAACTGCCCGCAAAAATCCGCAAAGAAATCCAAAAGAAAGTGGACGAAAAAAACGCCGAACAGCTTGATGCAGTAAGCGCATTTTTAGGCCGCACCATGTTTCAGGAACATTATTTGAGCGCAGGCAGCGGCACAGTGGCCAAGCCCAACGCCGTACAGCACAGCGTACCTGCATGGCTGATTTTCGGCATGTTCTTCATCATGATACCGCTCTCCAACGTGATGGCTTTGGAGCGGCAGACCAACACGATTACACGGCTGCGGCTGGCCCGCGCAGGCGCGGCGGGGCTGATAGCGGCCAAACTCGTACCGTATTTCCTGATTAACCAGCTCCAATTTGCCGGTATGCTGCTGCTCGGCCGCTACCTGCTGCCCAAGCTCGGCGTAAGCGCGCTGGTACTCAATGGCAGCCTTGCGCCTTACGCGCTCTTGTCTGCCGCCGTATCCGCCGCCGCGCTCGGCTATGCGTTGCTGATCAGCGTGTGCGCCAAATCCACCGAACACGCCGTCGTGCTTGGCGGCGGCGGCATTATCCTGATGGCGGCACTCGGCGGCATCATGGTGCCCGCACACGTCATGCCCGACACCATGCAGCACATCACTTGGGTGTCGCCGATGGCTTGGGGCTTGAAAGCCTTTCAGGAGCTGCTGCTCAACCGCAGCGGCTTAGGCGGCATCACCCCCTACCTCGCCCTGCTCGCTGCATTCGCCGCCGCCACACTCCTCTCTGCCACACTGGTTTACCGTCGGCAGCTGCAAACACAGGTGCGGTTTTAAGAATCTGCAAACCGCGCCGCCCAACCGGATACGAAAGCCCTTTTTATGTCCTACACCTTCACCCTTGCTCCGCAAGCACTCGAAACCGAATTGAAAAAACTCATTCTGCAAGAGTCCGGCAAAGCCGACGACATCGCCCCTGAAGACTTCTCCGACGACGCGCCGCTGTTCGGCGACGGCAGCCCTGTCGCCCTCGATTCGCTTGACGCGCTGCAAATCAGCGTTGCCCTGCAACAGCATTTCCAAGTGCGGCTGCAAGGCGACCGCATGGTACGCAAACACATGATGTGCATACGCGGTTTGGCCGCATTCGTGCGGCGGGAACACGGCGCATGAGCTGGCTCTGCGGCACAGCGGCCACTTGCGCGGCCAATCCGCAGGCCGCATTCAGACGGCCTGATACGGTGGAATTCGCTTTTCTCAAGCAAACACAGCAGGCCGCCTATTTTCGCGCCTTCTCCTCCCCCGGCCTCAGCCGCACCGAAATTGCCGGCGAAGCCGAAGCGCACTTGCGCCGTGCCGCCGAAAACGCAGGCTGGCCGTCTGAAGCCTGGCATACCGCGCCCGTATTTATCGGCTCCGGCTCCTACCTGATTTCCGAATACGAAAACCGCTATCTTGCCGGTGAAACCACACCGGAAAACCACCTGCTCCATCTTGCCGCCGACCTGCGCGAACGCAGCGGCAACTGCAACATTTTCAGCTTCGCCACTTCCTGTACCTCATCCGCCCACGCCCTCATCCAGGCCGACCGTTTCCTATCGCTCGGTCTGGCGGAGCGCGCTTTCGTACTCGGCATCGAAAGCCTCAACCGCCTCACACTGCTGCATTTCCACAGCCTCGGCCTGCTCACCGCCGACTACCGCCCCTTCGGCGGCAACGGCCTGATACTCGGCGAAGGCGCAGCCGCGCTTGCCCTCTCCGCCGCAGAGCCGCAAAGCAAAGGCCGTCTGAAACTGGCCGGCCACGCCGCAGGCACAGGCAGCCATTTGGTACAGAGCGATACTGCCGTGCAGGAAAGCGTCATCCGCCGCGCCATTGCCGCCGCAGGCATCACACCCGCCGGCATCGCCCTCGTCAAAACCCACGGCATCGGCACAGCCGACAGCGATGCCGCCGAAATGCAGGTGCTGCACAAAGTATTCGGCACACCGCCGCCGCTTGCCGCACTCAAACCGCAAACCGGCCACACCCTCGGCGCAAGCGCGGCACTCGAAACTGCCCTGCTCGCCCAAGCACTCCGCAGCCGCACGCTTACCGATATCCACGGACACAACATCCCCCTTTCAGACGGCCTTTTCTGCCTCGCCAACCACTTCGGCTTCGGCGGCAGCAACACAACAACAGTATGGCAATGGACACCCTGATTCCCGACATCCGCATCACCGCTGCCGCCCGCTTCGACACCGACGCGGCCGTCAGCGGAAAAATCCTCAAACAAGTCCTGCAACAGCGCACCGGCACCGACCCGCGCCGCCTCAGCCGCCTCAGTATCTGCGCCGCCCTCGGCGCAGGCCTGCTCGCCCGCAGCCGCCGCATTTCCCCCGATTGCGCCGTCTGGCTCGGCACGCCGTTCTCCTCGCCCGCCATATTTGCCAAAATGGCCGGCAACGTGCTTGACCACCACGCCGCCATGCCTTTCGATTTCATCGCCAACCTGCACAACGCCCCCGCCTTCCATGCCGCCGAAGCCCTCGGCTGCCACGGCGCAACATCTACCGTTCCCGCAGGACGCGATTCCGACACCCGCTTCCATCCCCTGCTGCTCGCCGCCGCCTCGCTTCCGATTGGCGGACAAGCCGCCGTCGGCTGGTGCTACGAACACCAGCCGCCCTACCCGCACACCGGCGAAGGCAGCGTCTGGCTGCTGCTCGAACACGGTGCAGACACCGGCTCGCCCCTGTGCTTTTCCAAAAAAACCACGCCGCAGGCCGCAACGGAAAGGTCGTCTGAAACCTACTATTGGCAGCACATTGCCGACCTTGCGGCAACGCTGCACGAACGCAGCCACACCATCGAAGCAGGCAGTTGGACGATACAAACCGGCT is a window encoding:
- a CDS encoding BtrH N-terminal domain-containing protein, yielding MTEFPHQHTAHCESGVMSTLLKYHGCELNEAMIFGIAHALSFVWLPLVKLGGMPLVSYRAAPRSIIRNTCKALGLKLSVRRFSSPERGQAALDEALAAGQPAGVQTSVFWLPYFPPQMRFHFNAHNLLVYGKDGGDYLVSDPVFETVQRCPAEDLQCARFAKGALAAKGMMYTLEAGGNPAAVAAKLPAVIRKAIRKNANHMLAPLFFVGVKGMRTVAKKIESLPAQNNEKYQKLFLGHLVRMQEEIGTGGAGFRYIYAYFLEQSAQICGETAFQTASEQMTAIGDQWRQFAAMCVKQCKKPSEHGCAEISALLRGIADQEEALWRRLKQIG
- a CDS encoding ABC transporter ATP-binding protein, translated to MIQIQSLSHRYPRADAPALDNVSFDIADGECLGLLGHNGAGKTTLMSLMAGLQDVCRGEILFDGRPLHRLSRAARQKIGLVPQDFAFYPQLSVWDNLLFFASLYKMRDKGRLNLLIGQAGLEEHKHKAAKHLSGGLKRRLNFAVGLINAPQLVFLDEITVGIDPQSRRFILDSVAELTRQGVTVVYTSHYLPEIEQLCGKIALLQHGRLVYQGSLDELLASQTQTVRFITEPALPPATLAALQAVPADRRGMMETAQDAAAVYAALQKSGVHIRYFQQGHGSLEAFYLDFLRRETDTP
- a CDS encoding ABC transporter permease gives rise to the protein MTAASLIKELKLLSRDLHGLAVLFVMPIVFMLIMSLALSRDADPHEGSRIALVGAAGDSVNAKFAAALEKENIRVSMMPSEKLAAAQNGLHDKRFQLVLHNPNLAADKPADSKTLQIYIAPDTEPSWLAAVKGVLQQHYTETRVNAYFGDSGITIDNKKLPAKIRKEIQKKVDEKNAEQLDAVSAFLGRTMFQEHYLSAGSGTVAKPNAVQHSVPAWLIFGMFFIMIPLSNVMALERQTNTITRLRLARAGAAGLIAAKLVPYFLINQLQFAGMLLLGRYLLPKLGVSALVLNGSLAPYALLSAAVSAAALGYALLISVCAKSTEHAVVLGGGGIILMAALGGIMVPAHVMPDTMQHITWVSPMAWGLKAFQELLLNRSGLGGITPYLALLAAFAAATLLSATLVYRRQLQTQVRF
- a CDS encoding phosphopantetheine-binding protein — translated: MSYTFTLAPQALETELKKLILQESGKADDIAPEDFSDDAPLFGDGSPVALDSLDALQISVALQQHFQVRLQGDRMVRKHMMCIRGLAAFVRREHGA
- a CDS encoding beta-ketoacyl synthase N-terminal-like domain-containing protein, with protein sequence MSWLCGTAATCAANPQAAFRRPDTVEFAFLKQTQQAAYFRAFSSPGLSRTEIAGEAEAHLRRAAENAGWPSEAWHTAPVFIGSGSYLISEYENRYLAGETTPENHLLHLAADLRERSGNCNIFSFATSCTSSAHALIQADRFLSLGLAERAFVLGIESLNRLTLLHFHSLGLLTADYRPFGGNGLILGEGAAALALSAAEPQSKGRLKLAGHAAGTGSHLVQSDTAVQESVIRRAIAAAGITPAGIALVKTHGIGTADSDAAEMQVLHKVFGTPPPLAALKPQTGHTLGASAALETALLAQALRSRTLTDIHGHNIPLSDGLFCLANHFGFGGSNTTTVWQWTP